Below is a genomic region from Seriola aureovittata isolate HTS-2021-v1 ecotype China chromosome 23, ASM2101889v1, whole genome shotgun sequence.
TTTACCATATTGCTGTAGTAGCTGCAGAAATGTTACATCCTGTGGGCTGATATTTTATCATCAAAATATGGTTGCCCAAAGTGTTCAAGACATTTAGTAAAATGGAAAATGCCTCCAAGAATTTAGGAACCAACAATCGCAAATTGGGAAAATAGTCTAATTTGCTAAAGTAATCAGTTATTCAGGTCCAGAGTTGGGCAGAAGTAAGGCCTTACAGTAATGTGATTTTTAGTAAGGCGTAGTGTCAGggattaaaacatgaaattcaGTAAAGTTTTCAGCAGTCAATCAGTCTCTTCTTCCAATAGATAAACTGTTCTGGGACTAGTTTGGTGGCCCGGCTGCAGGTGGGAGGAAGAAGGTAGCCTCTACTTAGAGAAATGGTTTGCTAATATTAGCCATGGGTATGTCTATTTACAGGAGTCACCTAGTTTTGTCTAGAGTTGGAGGGTGTGTGAACCGTGCAGCTGAGGTCGAGGCTTCTGCAGAGCTGTGTGCAGTCTCTGAGGCTAAGTTAGCTACTGGATATGCAATGAGTTCCTCTAAATTGTAGGGATGCTTGCTTTTTGAATCTTAatgtctcattttctgttttctcaagTGTAAAGTATTACCTTTGATACTAAATAATTAgtaatgtaattactttttcaGTGACTAATGTGTAATGAGTAATTGATCAAGTAACTTGCACAATAGGTCACAGCCCAGGTCACAGGATACGTAGAACTGCGAGACTCAAAGACAACTGGACTTGCCTTAGATTGCTTGaacatgttttccttttcctttgaAAAGTGAACAAGGGAGAACAAGGGGGGAAGAGGGAATGGAGCGATTAGACATCAGACCATATTCCGACCCTGTCCAGAGGCAAAGCGTGGTTTCAGATGCTGTTAAATAATCTGATAGCACTTTGTTTCAAACACACCGATGCCCTGCCTGTCAGGGAATCTCAGACATTTAGGGGCATGCTAGCTATTTCCACACTATAATTCACacttcatgctaagctaagtccTTTTCAGACATATGTAGTGTTGCTGgctctttcttctcctgtcttttaatctttttttttattttgcccttTTGGGGCCAGATTGTGATTTCACATAATACATGTCAGTCAATTCTATGTCCCTCTATGCTCATCATATGTCTTCATCACAGGTGGTCTTCCAGTACACGCTGGAGCTTGTGTTGGGGTTTTTAATTCCCTATAGCGTCATTATAGTCAGCTACATCTGTATCTTGCGTCGGATCAGACAGACCAAATTCCGCCGCCGAATTCGCAGTGAGAAGCTCATCCTGGCCATCGTGTTGACTTTCTGCCTCTTGTGGTTGCCCTACCACATCATCAACATAGTGCAGGTATGTCACACGTATCATAGATATGGAGCATAATACAGTCTTTAAATCCATTCCGCTTGCATGCAGGTTTAATATCATTTATAAAAGCATAAAGAGTTGCtgatcattacattttttattgttatgaacTAAACTATTTTGTATTGCCCTCAGGTTACATGGGCTTTGTGTCCAGATGgttcaggaaaaaaacagacgTAAGTGATGACTCAACAATTTGAATGCATCTTACTTTTATAGCTAATATTAAGATTTTGATGTCTTCCTGTTCACAGTCTACAGGTCAGAGAAGAAATGAGTCAAATGCAGTTCAACATTTCGGAGTTAGATTGGAAGACTGATTCTACTCTTAGGCGTGTACATTAAGTGATAGGAGATAGGagacaattagcttagcttcgCATCCTGGAAGCAGCTGGAAACTGCTAGTCTGACCTTctccaaagtaaaaaaaacaacaaaaaaaaaaaaaaaaaaaacaaaaaaaaaaaatatatatatatatatttatgtatgtcatgttttttaaacTCTACACAAAAACTACAAGTGGTTTTACTGAGAATTGCGTGCTGTATCTGTTTGCAAATGACAGCTGGTCTTGTTGCTGAAGAACACAAGTCCTGGGCACATGGATAAAGTGttgttcattaaaaataaacaacaataagtGCTAGTAGGTGTAGTGTTTAGCTTAAGAGCCAGACTagttgtttcctcctgtttccagtctttctgctaaactaagctaatcgCCTACTGGCTTAAAATTACAGACCTGATATCAATGTTTTACCTAACTCCCACAAAGAAAGTGAATGACTGTATTTCCCATAATGAAagattatttctttaaattgaatttaaaattatAGTATGCAACTTGTGCATTGCCAGACACCACTAATGGTTCGTAGGCTAAAGCTAGTAATATATTTGTCTGTGACCTTTTCATGTGCATTttgataaaaatcaaacatgttttacattttgctgtAGTTTCATCTCTCTAATAAAATGCTCTGCTCACTTCCCCACCCTTCAGGCTGCGTAAAATATGGCAAAGCAGTCGTGCTGTCACTTCCTCCATAGCCttcatcagcagctgtgtgaacCCGGTGCTGTACTTCTTCGCAGGAAAGTCTTACATCCGGCGAGAAGGGTTGGCGTTCATGGCCCGTTTGTTTGAGGGCACGGGGCTGGACTCCGCCACCAGGAAGAGCCGACAGAACAGCCAGAACAGCCGCGAAAAAGACAGAGATATTGATGCAGTTATGCTAAAGGACAAAGATCCGGACTCTGTCACCAACTCCAGCACCAATAACAAACCAGTGAAGAATGGCAAGTAGAGGACAACAGGTGGCAGCAGGTCTGATGCTGATGTTGTTGCCCTGGAGGGAAAAATGAAAGCGCTCAGGCCTTGCTTGCTTGCTCTGTCCAGTCACAAGCAACTTTTAATTTTAACAAGATTTACGGGTTCATCGTGCTCAGCTGGGTCCTGCCAGTCAAGAAGAGATTCAGCTGTTGCATAATGTGAATCCAGCTGCCAGATGAGACTGTTACAAACTTTGAAAGGGATGTGACTTGGCATACTGCTCCTGGAACAGCCTGCTGCCGGAGGCGTCCTGAagttacatttttgtgcatGAGGTGTTGCTTCAACCTCACAACAATCATTTACAATGAGGTATGAGCCTTGTTAACTGTTTCATAAAGACATTGTGGAGTATTATCCAGGATGCTTCACCACCACAAAAAACCTGTTAAACACAACATTCATCCAAAGAGAGTGTTTCCTGTTCATGTTCACTGTAAATTTGCAAGATTTGTCTGTGTAATTTTCTTTATGCGATGTTTTACTTGTAAAAATGCCTGACAAGCACAGAAACGTTATAAACGGACTGGAACAGCGAATACTGTTATACCTCAGTGATGAGCTGAGAGGTGAGTAGAGTGAAGTTGAGAGTTCAGGTTCGACAGAGGCACTTCATTTTGTATCCACAACATTCAGATTCATGAATATGTGCTGCAAGATTCTGCaatttttctcatcttttactgtcattaaagctgcatgaatgtatttttctcaACCAACTCCTGTGAGAAACATATGACTCTTAAGCTGCTAAACGCTCCACTTCGTTCACCAGCTAGCCGCTAACTTCGTCTTCCTGCTGTTTGGTACTGAGTAGGTAGTGGGTTTCACTGCAAGCTGCTCCTCTGTGTGACTAGCAACGAGATTTGTTGAGAGTGATGAAAGTGAACCAAACCACAAAGTGTGCTTCAATGGCGTTGATGGGAACTCCAGACTTCGGTGATTAATCTCTGTGTGTCGTCACTGCAAGGGAGCCCTTAAGCAGTCATTTGGTCCATTGttgacatgaaaatattgattagccCTGAACTGGAATTTCACTGTGAGCATGCCGacagttaaaaaatgaaatacaggaaaaatacaaaatggatTGAACAATCTTTTCCTGAAACATCACAAATTCGTTAAGCAATTGAATACATCCTGTACCTCATAAGCAACTTGAGACATGTGGAAAGAGGATTATGATGTAAATCACTCAAAAAAAGTCTGGTGCAAGAAAGAAGACAATGTACACAACAGACGTATGAATAAAAGTCATGTATCAACAAGGGCCTGTCTTTTTACCGGAATATTCACCCCCTCACTTATTCACCCTCATGACTGTATCTTGTGCTGTTCGTTCCTGCTTTTCCTTAAAAAATGACACCATCAGTTTCACAACATTTAATGACTGTATGATCTCTGCTGTTGTCTGTTTCACACTGTCGGTGTCAGTTAGCTTCACAGTTGCTTagtcaaaacattttacagtcgttatgtcttttcttctgaATGACCGCAGAGCTAATGAATCTCCTCAAGGAGCAGCAGATGCCGTGTCAACAAAAAGGGGGCACGCATAGCTGTATCAcctattttttttatgcaacaCTCTGCAGCTGTAGAATACAAAAGTGTGAGATGTGTAGGAGGAAGGACGGCAAAACCCAGTCGACTGGCTTCCTGTGGTCAGGTTTCCCCTCACATGATCCCTCTTACGCAATaatttttctctccacacacagcCTTCAAAGTAAAGAGAGAAACCTATCATAGCAGTAAATCAGATACAGTGTAAGATAACTGGAACTTGGTAAACTTTTGGTGTGAATTTACTGTGTTGGATTTTAAAGAGATGTACAGTTGAAGGTCAGTTTGTGAGTTTTATACAATTCAGCTTATCACAATACTCTAATAGCAAAACTTTGGTTgtttgagaaaaatatttagatctttttttcacatttaattttgtCAATATGaatttttgtaaaataaaggaGGCAATGCGAAAAGTctgaaacaaatatttaaatgtaatatttaaataCAGCTCATGAACATTTCACCTGACTATTTGAggattatatattttttgtaacaCAAAGCTTTCTGCAAaacatgtgttttaaaaactttatggtgagtttttttgtttcttttttgtttgtttgtttgtttgtttgttttttggtctttttgtgcTGTAAAACAGATTTAACACTTATGACCTCTCTGTTGCAAGATTTATTATGACTCGTAGGTATATGAAAGAAAGGGAAAGCTGAATTTTGACATCCCAAAAGGAAATGTCAAGCTTTCCTCTCCtttatgaatttatttgtaAGAAAAGAACCAATAAAGACAAAATTCTGGCgataaaaaataagtaaatagaTTGTTTGTTGGATGGTGCTTAATTGCTTGCTGCATTTCAATGCCACTAAATTTAATGTTCCATTTGTTTGCTGCAGAAATCTTGCACAATAAACATTGATCATGCTATCAGATATTAAGTGATACAGTGTTGTTTCCTACCAtctaacctttgacctccctTGAGCTTGTCTGATTATTTGAGAAAAATTCCTTAACTCTGTTAACTCTGAGATACAGTCatacagatataaaaaaaaaaaaggaaaaaaaagccaattgTGCAACGTTATGCAGCACTGACACGCATTTACGTGTCACAAACCTTAATACGACATatccttcctgtctgtttgtcttttcaaagGCTGACTCAATCTCACAGTTGTCAAAGCCAAACTCAGAGTCTTCAGAGGTGTTCCCGATGGCATCCAATATCACTACCATGCAGCAGTCCTCCATGGCTCCCTTTTCTTTACCCATCAGCATCTCAGCCCAGGTTGGCATCGTTATCCTGACCCTGGCATTTGTGCTGGGCTTCCCGGGGAACCTGTTTGTGGTTTGGTCGGTGTTCTGCCAGGTGAAGAAGCGCTCAGTGACTTGTTTGTTGGTGCTGAACCTGGCTCTGGCGGACGCTTTCGTGCTGCTCAGTGCCCCTCTTTTCCTGCGGTACCTGGCTGGAGGCCGGGGCTGGGAGTTTGGCACAGCAGCATGCAAGCTGGTTCATTACCTGTCCAGTGTTAACATGTACGTTTCCATCTACCTCATCTGCCTGATGAGCATGGACCGCTGGTTGGCTGTTTCACGGCCTTTTCTGTCCCAGAGGATGAGGACCAAGCGCTCCCTGCTGGTTCTCCTGCTGGTGGTCTGGGTGACGGCGTTCATCCTGTCACTGCCGATGCCTTTTTACCGCAGGTAAGACTTAATTTTCCTTCGTACCTTTGAGCCTACTAAGATCataattgttgtgttgtttttgcgtTTTGccttattgtcatttttttaacatttcactaAGTGCTACACAGATTCAGAATCAGCACAACCTCATCTAATCAATGTCACTCAATAAAGACTTCTGTACACTGTAAAAGGGGATAGTAGcccataaaacaacaaatggatcttgaatttttccttattttatacataaaagttgcaaaccataaaaaaaacaaaaaaaaaacaaacttcaacaCAGAAAGTTGCACACATTTGTTTGGGTTGTGCCAgaggtgatttgaagtttctgtCTTTACGTTTTGAGCAGCATTcatggatgtttgtttttttcttgagcTCTGCTGCAAGGCAAGTTTGCACGAGACATGGGAATTTAGCAACAACAAAACTAGGAAGCACAAGTGGTGTCAGATTAAAGGCA
It encodes:
- the LOC130163991 gene encoding leukotriene B4 receptor 1-like, with amino-acid sequence MTPANITGVSNDTVVDNKTATTIGALILSLVFLLGFPGNVFVIWSILARARKQSVTTLLIVNLAFADGSLMALTPFFIIYLIMKNWVFKEVMCKILFYLCLANMYASIHLIMLMSLYRLLAVLWPQRISAINGRRTVLRMLAVVWVLVMVASVPAIIYRDVKKFGNTTVCESFHSSENHVVFQYTLELVLGFLIPYSVIIVSYICILRRIRQTKFRRRIRSEKLILAIVLTFCLLWLPYHIINIVQVTWALCPDGSGKKQTLRKIWQSSRAVTSSIAFISSCVNPVLYFFAGKSYIRREGLAFMARLFEGTGLDSATRKSRQNSQNSREKDRDIDAVMLKDKDPDSVTNSSTNNKPVKNGK